A genomic window from Micromonospora violae includes:
- a CDS encoding GNAT family N-acetyltransferase: MTSPVNPTVRPARPEDVPAVVAMVHELAEYERAPEQCHLTTEQLTSALFATAPGRGVASDAPNWSGRTTAPALFGHVAVNEYDEPVGFALWFLNFSTWAGVHGIYLEDLYVRPAARGTGAGRLLLATLADLCVRRGYQRLEWWMIDWNPAAGFYASIGAKPMSEWVPYRLSGDALHELAEHATTAGTRTGD, from the coding sequence GTGACCTCCCCGGTCAACCCAACGGTCCGGCCGGCACGTCCCGAGGACGTGCCGGCCGTCGTCGCCATGGTGCACGAGCTGGCCGAGTACGAACGCGCCCCGGAGCAGTGCCACCTCACCACCGAGCAGCTGACCTCGGCCCTGTTCGCGACTGCTCCAGGTCGCGGCGTGGCGTCAGACGCGCCGAACTGGAGCGGTCGTACGACGGCTCCGGCGCTCTTCGGTCACGTCGCGGTCAACGAGTACGACGAGCCGGTCGGCTTCGCGCTGTGGTTCCTCAACTTCTCCACCTGGGCCGGTGTGCACGGCATCTACCTGGAGGATCTCTACGTCCGCCCGGCGGCCCGGGGCACCGGCGCCGGTCGACTGCTGCTGGCCACGCTGGCCGACCTCTGCGTACGGCGGGGCTACCAGCGGCTGGAGTGGTGGATGATCGACTGGAACCCGGCCGCCGGTTTCTACGCCTCGATCGGCGCGAAGCCGATGAGCGAGTGGGTTCCCTATCGGCTCAGCGGCGACGCGCTCCACGAGTTGGCCGAGCACGCCACCACCGCCGGCACGCGTACGGGCGACTGA
- a CDS encoding acetate/propionate family kinase translates to MSQVLVLNCGSSSVKWRRYDGDRALDHGTIERIGEPGGGPADHTGAVRQILDGLDLTGLAAVGHRVVHGGRTFSAPVLVDDAVLAAIKDLVPLAPLHNPANLAGIEVARAALPDVPQVAVFDTAFHHTLPEAAATYAIDRDTAERYDIRRYGFHGTSHAYVSRRTAELLGRPYEQINTITLHLGNGASACAVANGRSVATSMGMSPLQGLVMGTRSGDIDPTVIFHLRREGGLSVDDIDDLLNHRSGLLGLTGVNDMREVLERRAGGDQAAALAFDVYCRRITGYVGAYYALLGRVDAIAFTAGVGEHAAPVRAAALAGLGRLGITVDDARNDGGDGDRLISPDGAEVSVCVIRTDEEREIARQTRDVVGAA, encoded by the coding sequence GTGAGTCAGGTGCTGGTGCTCAACTGCGGGTCGTCGTCGGTGAAGTGGCGCCGCTACGACGGTGACCGGGCCCTCGACCACGGCACCATCGAGCGGATCGGTGAGCCCGGCGGCGGCCCGGCTGACCACACCGGTGCGGTCCGGCAGATCCTGGACGGGCTGGACCTGACCGGGCTGGCGGCGGTCGGGCACCGGGTGGTGCACGGCGGCCGGACGTTCAGCGCGCCGGTGCTGGTCGACGACGCGGTGCTGGCCGCGATCAAGGACCTGGTGCCGCTCGCCCCGCTGCACAACCCGGCCAACCTGGCCGGCATCGAGGTGGCCCGGGCGGCACTGCCGGACGTCCCGCAGGTCGCCGTCTTCGACACCGCGTTCCACCACACCCTGCCCGAGGCCGCCGCGACGTACGCGATCGACCGGGACACCGCCGAGCGGTACGACATCCGCCGGTACGGCTTCCACGGCACCTCACACGCGTACGTGTCCCGGCGCACCGCCGAACTGCTGGGCCGCCCGTACGAGCAGATCAACACGATCACCCTGCACCTGGGCAACGGGGCCAGCGCCTGCGCGGTGGCGAACGGCCGCAGCGTCGCCACCTCGATGGGCATGTCCCCGTTGCAGGGGCTGGTGATGGGGACTCGCAGCGGCGACATCGACCCCACCGTGATCTTCCACCTGCGCCGGGAGGGCGGGCTGTCGGTGGACGACATCGACGACCTGCTGAACCACCGCAGTGGCCTGCTCGGGCTGACCGGCGTCAACGACATGCGCGAGGTGCTCGAACGCCGGGCGGGCGGCGACCAGGCGGCGGCGTTGGCCTTCGACGTGTACTGCCGGCGCATCACCGGCTACGTCGGGGCGTATTACGCGCTGCTCGGCCGGGTCGACGCGATCGCCTTCACCGCCGGGGTCGGCGAGCACGCCGCGCCGGTGCGGGCCGCCGCGCTGGCCGGGCTGGGCCGGCTCGGCATCACCGTGGACGACGCCCGCAACGACGGCGGCGACGGCGACCGGTTGATCTCGCCTGACGGTGCCGAGGTGAGCGTCTGCGTCATCCGCACCGACGAGGAGCGGGAGATCGCCCGGCAGACCCGCGACGTGGTCGGGGCCGCCTGA
- the sodN gene encoding superoxide dismutase, Ni — MRLPRILAPRVTASAHCDLPCGVYDPAQARIEAESVKMICEKYQANTDPEFRTRAVIIKEQRAELVKHHLWVLWTDYFKPPHFEKYPNLHSLFNEATKLAGAGGVKGSLDPATADKLLAKIDEISKIFWETKKA, encoded by the coding sequence ATGCGACTTCCGCGCATCCTTGCGCCCCGCGTCACCGCGAGCGCTCACTGCGACCTACCGTGCGGTGTCTACGACCCGGCTCAGGCCCGGATCGAGGCCGAGTCGGTCAAAATGATCTGCGAGAAGTACCAGGCGAACACCGACCCGGAGTTCCGCACCCGCGCCGTCATCATCAAGGAGCAGCGCGCCGAGCTGGTCAAGCACCACCTCTGGGTGCTGTGGACCGACTACTTCAAGCCGCCGCACTTCGAGAAGTACCCGAACCTGCACAGCCTGTTCAACGAGGCCACCAAGCTCGCTGGCGCCGGTGGCGTCAAGGGCAGCCTCGACCCGGCCACCGCCGACAAGCTGCTCGCGAAGATCGACGAGATCTCGAAGATCTTCTGGGAGACCAAGAAGGCGTGA
- a CDS encoding S24/S26 family peptidase produces MAADHPAEVPRLRGPLTAVLVTGPSMAPTLRHGDAVLVRPGGRPIRAGDVVVAVFRTRPDLLVVKRAVRPHDGGWWLRGDNDLITDDSRAYGVADVRGRVLARYWPRPGRVPRRQL; encoded by the coding sequence GTGGCCGCCGATCACCCGGCTGAGGTGCCCCGGCTGCGCGGGCCGCTGACCGCCGTTCTGGTGACCGGCCCGTCCATGGCCCCGACGCTGCGGCACGGCGACGCGGTGCTGGTTCGCCCCGGTGGCCGCCCGATCCGGGCCGGCGACGTGGTGGTCGCGGTCTTTCGGACCCGCCCCGATCTGCTGGTGGTGAAGCGTGCGGTCCGGCCGCACGACGGTGGCTGGTGGCTACGCGGCGACAACGACCTGATCACCGACGACTCCCGGGCGTACGGGGTGGCCGACGTGCGCGGACGGGTACTGGCCCGCTACTGGCCGCGTCCGGGGCGGGTACCTCGCCGCCAGTTATGA
- a CDS encoding zinc-binding dehydrogenase — translation MPIMRAAFASRFDDADPLAALTVGERPEPTPPDDDWVTVQVRATSLNHHDLWSLRGVGLTEAQLPMILGCDAVGLDPHGRPVVVYPVVVTPGDPRGVSILSEHFNGTFAERVVVPRSNLIPLPDGMAATDAACLPTAWLTAWRMLTTKGRVADADSVLVQGAGGGVATAAVALAVAMGKRVYATSRDAGKRDRISALGATAVEPGARLPERVDVVIETVGAATFDHSLKSAAPMARIVVSGATAGHEPSVNLRRVFAMQLEILGTSMGTPGELYELLAFCSDNEVRPVVDSVIPFSRVEDAFARMHSGDAFGKVVVDHTA, via the coding sequence GTGCCGATCATGCGTGCTGCCTTTGCCTCCCGTTTCGACGACGCCGATCCGCTCGCCGCGCTCACCGTCGGCGAGCGGCCCGAGCCGACCCCGCCGGACGACGACTGGGTGACCGTGCAGGTGCGGGCCACCTCGCTCAACCACCACGACCTCTGGTCGCTGCGCGGGGTGGGTCTCACCGAGGCACAGCTGCCGATGATCCTCGGCTGCGACGCGGTCGGACTGGACCCGCACGGGCGGCCGGTGGTCGTGTACCCGGTGGTCGTCACCCCGGGTGACCCGCGGGGGGTCTCCATCCTCTCCGAGCACTTCAACGGGACGTTCGCCGAGCGGGTGGTCGTACCCCGGTCGAACCTGATCCCCCTGCCCGACGGGATGGCGGCGACCGACGCGGCGTGCCTGCCCACGGCCTGGCTGACCGCGTGGCGGATGTTGACCACCAAGGGCCGCGTCGCGGACGCCGACAGCGTGCTGGTGCAGGGCGCGGGCGGCGGCGTGGCCACCGCGGCCGTCGCGCTCGCCGTCGCGATGGGCAAGCGGGTGTACGCGACCAGCCGCGACGCCGGCAAACGGGACCGGATCTCGGCCCTCGGCGCCACCGCCGTCGAGCCCGGCGCCCGGCTGCCGGAGCGGGTGGACGTGGTGATCGAGACGGTCGGCGCGGCCACCTTCGACCACTCGCTGAAGTCCGCCGCGCCGATGGCCCGGATCGTGGTCTCCGGGGCGACCGCTGGGCACGAGCCGTCGGTCAACCTGCGCCGGGTCTTCGCCATGCAGTTGGAGATCCTGGGCACCTCGATGGGCACCCCCGGCGAGCTGTACGAGCTGCTGGCGTTCTGCTCCGACAACGAGGTGCGCCCGGTGGTGGACAGCGTCATCCCGTTCAGCCGGGTCGAGGACGCCTTCGCCCGAATGCACTCCGGTGACGCCTTCGGAAAGGTCGTCGTCGACCACACCGCCTGA
- a CDS encoding NAD(P)-dependent malic enzyme, with amino-acid sequence MSSSTVDPADPVFLLHRGGKMAVTSTVPLTSREDLSLAYTPGVARVCEAIAADPALVDDYTWVSHTVAVVTDGSAVLGLGNIGPRAALPVMEGKAVLFKQFAGVDAVPVCLDTQDVDEIVAVVRALAPSFGGINLEDISAPRCFEIERRLDEALDIPVFHDDQHGTAIVVLAALRNAATLLDRKLGDLRVAVSGAGAAGVAVTKMLIAGGVNPDQVVVCDSKGIIGRHRTELTGTKAELAESTNTDGRHGDITEALRDADVLVGVSGGQIPEAAVAQMAPGGIVFALANPTPEVHPEVAARHVAVVATGRSDYPNQINNVLAFPGVFRGALDAGATRITEAMKVAAADAIAGVVAESLTADAIVPSPLDPRVAPAVAEAVAEAARRDGVARR; translated from the coding sequence ATGTCTTCGTCCACCGTGGACCCCGCTGATCCCGTGTTCCTGCTGCACCGTGGCGGCAAGATGGCCGTCACCTCGACCGTGCCGCTCACCAGCCGGGAGGACCTCTCCCTGGCGTACACCCCGGGGGTGGCCCGGGTGTGTGAGGCGATCGCCGCCGACCCTGCCCTGGTGGACGACTACACCTGGGTGTCGCACACGGTCGCGGTGGTCACCGACGGTTCGGCGGTGCTCGGGCTGGGCAACATCGGCCCCCGGGCCGCGTTGCCGGTGATGGAGGGTAAAGCGGTGCTGTTCAAGCAGTTCGCCGGGGTGGACGCGGTGCCGGTGTGCCTGGACACCCAGGACGTGGACGAGATCGTCGCGGTGGTGCGGGCGCTGGCGCCCTCGTTCGGTGGGATCAACCTGGAGGACATCAGCGCGCCGCGTTGCTTCGAGATCGAGCGTCGGCTCGACGAGGCGCTGGACATCCCGGTCTTCCACGACGACCAGCACGGCACCGCGATCGTGGTGCTCGCCGCGTTGCGCAACGCCGCGACGTTGCTCGACCGCAAGCTCGGTGACCTGAGGGTGGCGGTGAGCGGCGCGGGCGCGGCCGGCGTGGCCGTGACGAAGATGCTGATCGCCGGGGGCGTCAACCCGGACCAGGTGGTGGTCTGCGACTCCAAGGGGATCATCGGCCGGCACCGCACCGAGCTGACCGGCACCAAGGCCGAGCTGGCGGAGAGCACCAACACCGACGGCCGCCACGGCGACATCACCGAGGCGCTGCGCGACGCGGACGTGCTGGTCGGGGTCTCCGGCGGGCAGATCCCCGAGGCGGCGGTGGCGCAGATGGCACCCGGCGGGATCGTGTTCGCGCTGGCGAACCCCACCCCCGAGGTGCACCCCGAGGTGGCCGCGCGACACGTCGCGGTGGTCGCCACCGGGCGCAGTGACTACCCCAACCAGATCAACAACGTGCTTGCCTTCCCCGGGGTGTTCCGGGGCGCGCTGGACGCCGGTGCCACCCGGATCACCGAGGCGATGAAGGTCGCCGCCGCGGACGCCATCGCCGGGGTGGTGGCCGAGTCGCTGACCGCCGACGCGATCGTTCCGTCCCCGCTCGACCCGCGCGTCGCGCCGGCCGTGGCCGAGGCGGTCGCCGAAGCCGCCCGCCGCGACGGCGTCGCCCGCCGCTAG
- a CDS encoding alpha/beta hydrolase family protein: MGAGRLVAVLVTALLAGCAPTTAVAGGGTGPASARRAPEGSYAVGVRTLTLDPHSARPLPVTIWYPASTAQVAAGRFPVVIYSHGLGSLPELHANLTARWAAAGFVVAAPAYPHTRRGAAHFTRADVRHQPADAWRLIRHLAGLDRSRVDPLAGHLDLTSVAAAGHSAGGFTTSGMFSEGHPTRLRAGIVIAGGGLPGSFAGPAAPVLFVHGTADPVVPVTVGRAAYARTPGPAAFLSLLGQDHGAYLTPGHPGFAPVVATTTDFLRWTLYGDQAAGARLPAVARSPLTRYESRPAH, encoded by the coding sequence ATGGGGGCGGGTCGGCTGGTGGCCGTACTGGTGACGGCGCTGCTGGCCGGTTGCGCGCCGACCACGGCGGTGGCTGGCGGCGGCACCGGGCCAGCCTCGGCGCGTCGTGCGCCCGAGGGGTCGTACGCCGTCGGCGTGCGTACGCTCACCCTCGATCCGCACTCGGCGCGCCCGCTGCCGGTGACGATCTGGTACCCGGCGTCGACCGCTCAGGTGGCGGCCGGGCGGTTCCCGGTGGTGATCTACAGCCATGGGCTGGGCAGCCTTCCCGAGTTGCACGCCAACCTGACCGCCCGCTGGGCGGCGGCCGGTTTCGTGGTGGCCGCACCCGCGTACCCGCACACCCGACGGGGTGCCGCGCACTTCACCCGGGCCGACGTACGCCACCAGCCGGCCGACGCCTGGCGGCTGATCCGGCACCTGGCCGGCCTCGACCGGAGCCGGGTCGACCCGCTCGCCGGGCACCTCGACCTGACGTCGGTCGCCGCCGCCGGGCACTCGGCGGGCGGCTTCACCACCTCCGGCATGTTCAGCGAGGGCCACCCGACCCGGCTGCGCGCCGGGATCGTGATCGCCGGGGGCGGGTTGCCGGGCAGCTTCGCCGGGCCGGCCGCGCCGGTGCTCTTCGTGCACGGCACGGCCGACCCGGTGGTGCCGGTGACGGTCGGCCGGGCCGCGTACGCGCGCACCCCCGGGCCGGCCGCGTTCCTCAGCCTGCTCGGCCAGGACCACGGCGCGTACCTCACGCCGGGCCACCCGGGTTTCGCCCCGGTCGTCGCCACCACCACGGACTTCCTGCGCTGGACCCTCTACGGCGATCAGGCCGCCGGTGCCCGCCTGCCCGCCGTCGCCCGCTCCCCCCTGACCCGCTACGAGTCCCGCCCGGCCCACTGA
- a CDS encoding ATP-binding protein, protein MTQLTGQPATDDDVVHLTVPADGSYLGVLRTATAGLAARLQFALDEIEDLRIAVDEACAMLLAIATRDAELECRFAVTEDALTVEVTVPTVRGATLPAESSFAWKVLTALTTSASASSADGRATIALLTRRSGGY, encoded by the coding sequence GTGACTCAACTGACTGGCCAGCCAGCGACTGACGATGACGTGGTGCACCTCACGGTGCCCGCCGACGGCAGTTACCTCGGCGTGCTTCGTACCGCCACCGCCGGTCTCGCGGCCCGGTTGCAGTTCGCGCTCGACGAGATCGAGGATCTGCGCATCGCGGTCGACGAGGCGTGCGCCATGCTGCTCGCCATCGCCACCCGGGACGCCGAGTTGGAGTGCCGCTTCGCGGTCACCGAGGACGCGCTGACCGTCGAGGTGACAGTGCCGACCGTGCGCGGTGCCACCCTGCCCGCCGAGTCGTCGTTCGCCTGGAAGGTGCTCACCGCGCTGACCACCTCGGCGTCCGCCTCCTCCGCCGACGGTCGGGCCACGATCGCGCTGCTCACCCGCCGCTCCGGCGGTTACTGA
- a CDS encoding alpha/beta hydrolase family protein produces MSRRVTPALMASALLMAGLVGCSADARKTEGQQVAVEPPPAATPTPQVPAGKAPQRTFAVGVRQLKLNRDGRALPTTLWYPAAGQSGGSARRSATAAEGRFPVVMFSHGLGGRPDDYATLLTRWAAAGFVVAAPAFPHTSRGADNNVLDVLNQPADVSYALDQVLALDGRAGDALRGRLDGERVAAAGHSAGGVTTIGLFTASRDERLDAGVVFAGTALGVGTAFAGAAAPQLFVHGELDEVVEYAAGKAAYDKVPWPKAMLSLPKGDHGRALLSDGATLRVVSDTSVEFLRWSLYGDPDAKKRISTDATRGDIATFDDHL; encoded by the coding sequence ATGTCGCGACGCGTCACCCCCGCACTGATGGCCAGCGCCCTCCTCATGGCCGGTCTGGTCGGCTGCTCGGCGGACGCCAGGAAGACCGAGGGCCAGCAGGTGGCCGTCGAACCACCGCCCGCCGCCACACCCACACCGCAGGTTCCCGCCGGGAAGGCCCCGCAGCGCACCTTCGCGGTCGGCGTACGCCAGCTGAAGCTGAACCGGGACGGCCGGGCGCTGCCGACGACGCTCTGGTACCCGGCGGCCGGGCAGTCCGGCGGCTCGGCCAGGCGGTCGGCGACGGCGGCGGAAGGCCGGTTCCCGGTGGTGATGTTCAGTCACGGCCTGGGTGGGCGGCCGGACGACTACGCCACCTTGCTGACCCGCTGGGCGGCGGCCGGTTTCGTGGTGGCCGCGCCGGCGTTCCCGCACACCTCCCGAGGTGCTGACAACAACGTCCTCGACGTGCTCAACCAGCCGGCCGACGTGTCGTACGCGTTGGATCAGGTGTTGGCGTTGGACGGCAGGGCCGGCGACGCGTTGCGCGGCCGGTTGGACGGCGAGCGGGTGGCCGCCGCCGGGCACTCGGCGGGCGGGGTGACCACCATCGGCCTGTTCACCGCGAGCCGGGACGAACGGCTGGACGCGGGGGTGGTGTTCGCCGGCACGGCGCTCGGTGTGGGCACCGCGTTCGCCGGTGCGGCCGCGCCGCAGTTGTTCGTGCACGGCGAGCTGGACGAGGTCGTCGAGTACGCGGCGGGCAAGGCCGCCTACGACAAGGTGCCCTGGCCGAAGGCCATGCTGAGCCTGCCCAAGGGCGACCATGGGCGGGCGCTGCTCAGCGACGGCGCGACGCTGCGGGTCGTGTCGGACACGTCGGTGGAGTTCCTGCGCTGGTCGCTGTACGGCGACCCGGATGCCAAGAAGCGCATCTCCACCGACGCGACGCGCGGCGACATCGCCACCTTCGACGACCACCTCTGA